A single Leptospira kirschneri serovar Cynopteri str. 3522 CT DNA region contains:
- a CDS encoding type II secretion system F family protein, whose protein sequence is MAIYSYVAFNKKGKEEKGIIDAASLQAARSKLKNKGLYVRSISEDSERKDRELFPFLAKYLYRIPRKEVGLFSRQLATLLGAGIPLDKSLSSIVEQTENQNFRKVITGMQANITEGSSLSEAMKKHPDVFPSQFPSLVAVGEKTGDYEATLTRLAELEEKSSELKAKVQVAMVYPFIMGSLSIFVTIFLLTVVIPQIQELFLQFDAKLPLITRIVIGVSDFLIGFWWLILALGFGGIVGFIYYKNTSKGKRNWDEFVLKIPILGSLARKVLVSSFARNIGILLSNRVPLITTLVIVEKIVDHSIFGEEIKNAVEKIKEGEKLSSSFSGSVILPQMVLGMIAAGEVSDRVPEMMNKLADIYDSEVDTAIKTMTQSMEPLMIVVMGLLIGTIMASIMVPMYNLTQQLQNI, encoded by the coding sequence ATGGCGATTTATTCTTACGTTGCTTTCAATAAAAAGGGTAAAGAAGAAAAAGGAATTATAGACGCCGCTTCTCTTCAAGCTGCAAGATCTAAACTAAAAAACAAAGGCCTTTATGTACGTAGTATTTCCGAAGATTCTGAAAGAAAGGACCGGGAATTATTTCCGTTTTTAGCAAAGTATCTTTATAGAATTCCGCGTAAAGAAGTAGGTCTTTTTTCAAGACAACTTGCCACATTACTTGGTGCGGGAATTCCACTCGATAAATCTTTGTCGAGTATCGTGGAACAGACTGAAAATCAGAATTTCAGAAAAGTAATTACCGGAATGCAAGCAAACATTACGGAAGGTTCTTCCTTATCCGAAGCGATGAAAAAACATCCAGATGTATTTCCGAGTCAGTTTCCGTCGCTCGTTGCAGTTGGTGAAAAAACGGGAGATTATGAAGCTACCCTCACTCGACTTGCGGAGCTAGAAGAGAAATCCAGCGAACTGAAAGCGAAAGTTCAGGTGGCAATGGTATATCCGTTTATTATGGGTTCCTTATCTATTTTTGTGACGATTTTTTTATTAACTGTAGTCATTCCTCAGATTCAGGAATTGTTTTTACAATTCGACGCAAAACTTCCTCTGATAACCAGAATTGTGATCGGAGTTTCTGACTTTCTCATTGGGTTTTGGTGGTTAATTCTTGCTTTGGGTTTTGGAGGAATTGTAGGTTTTATCTATTATAAAAACACTTCCAAGGGAAAACGAAACTGGGACGAGTTCGTTTTGAAAATTCCAATATTAGGATCTCTTGCGCGTAAGGTTCTTGTAAGTAGTTTTGCGAGAAACATAGGAATTCTTTTAAGCAACCGGGTTCCTCTGATCACTACTCTTGTCATCGTAGAAAAGATAGTAGATCATTCTATCTTTGGTGAAGAAATCAAAAACGCAGTGGAAAAAATCAAAGAAGGGGAAAAACTTTCCTCTTCTTTTAGTGGGTCCGTGATTCTACCTCAGATGGTTTTAGGTATGATCGCCGCCGGAGAGGTTTCGGATCGGGTTCCGGAGATGATGAACAAACTCGCGGATATTTACGATTCGGAAGTGGATACCGCAATTAAAACGATGACCCAATCGATGGAACCTCTAATGATTGTGGTTATGGGTCTTTTGATTGGAACGATTATGGCTTCGATCATGGTCCCAATGTACAACTTGACGCAACAACTTCAAAATATATAG
- the gspE gene encoding type II secretion system ATPase GspE, with protein MKTLGDILIEEGIISEKDLEDSLKVQKKNNLSLSHIIQKKGIAGEADILRALSKLYQLEFREKLEFTGMEDIFLQVPLKLIQKSRIVPFSLSKKTIRIAVSDPSDLHPMDDARNFLKGYNVEFILAPEPEIMKIIHSHFDNTSSTAKEMLNEMEGSFSELAEAFENETLDLSDDAPIIKMVNVILSQAVNERASDIHIEPYEKSLVVRYRVDGILHNVLSPPKSYHAGISSRIKIMSNLNIAENRLPQDGRIKLRLAGKDIDIRVSTIPCQFGERIVMRLLNKTDQKYSLDTMGFYPELIQSLRSLIYEPHGIILVTGPTGSGKSTTLYSALSELNTEERNIITCEDPVEYQIEGISQMQMQEKIGLTFATGLRAILRQDPDVIMVGEIRDEETARIAIQASLTGHLVFSTLHTNDAASAATRLVDMGIEPYLITSTVLGFMAQRLVRVICTQCKETYKPTASELESIGISKKSLKNGNLHRGKGCSHCMGTGFKGRIGIYELLLVNSPLKQAILHGKDAGQLNEIALEHGFRTLKDYGIRKVVDGVTTIDEVLRVT; from the coding sequence TTGAAAACTCTCGGAGATATCCTAATCGAAGAGGGGATCATATCCGAAAAAGATCTGGAAGATTCCCTTAAGGTTCAGAAAAAAAATAACCTTTCTCTGAGTCATATCATTCAGAAAAAAGGAATTGCCGGAGAAGCAGATATTCTCCGCGCCCTATCCAAACTCTATCAGCTCGAGTTCCGAGAAAAACTAGAGTTTACGGGTATGGAAGATATATTTTTACAAGTTCCTTTGAAACTCATTCAGAAAAGTAGAATCGTTCCGTTTTCCCTTTCTAAAAAAACGATTCGAATTGCAGTGTCCGATCCTTCCGATCTGCATCCGATGGACGACGCTCGTAATTTTTTAAAAGGTTACAACGTAGAATTTATTCTCGCTCCGGAACCGGAGATCATGAAAATCATTCATTCTCATTTTGATAATACGTCTTCTACCGCCAAAGAGATGTTAAATGAGATGGAGGGAAGTTTTTCTGAACTTGCTGAAGCCTTTGAAAATGAAACTCTAGATCTAAGCGATGACGCTCCAATCATCAAGATGGTCAACGTGATTCTGTCCCAAGCGGTCAACGAAAGGGCTTCGGATATTCACATTGAGCCTTACGAAAAGTCTTTAGTGGTTCGTTATCGTGTGGATGGTATTTTGCATAACGTGCTTAGTCCTCCTAAGTCTTATCACGCGGGGATTTCCTCCAGAATCAAAATCATGTCTAATTTGAACATTGCCGAAAATAGACTTCCTCAGGATGGTAGGATCAAACTTAGACTTGCTGGTAAAGACATAGACATTCGGGTTTCTACCATTCCTTGTCAGTTTGGCGAACGGATCGTAATGAGGCTTTTGAATAAGACGGATCAAAAATATTCTTTGGATACGATGGGTTTTTATCCCGAACTTATACAGTCTTTACGTTCATTAATTTACGAACCTCATGGAATCATTTTAGTAACGGGGCCGACCGGATCGGGTAAATCTACCACCCTTTATTCCGCGTTAAGCGAACTCAACACAGAAGAAAGAAACATCATTACCTGTGAAGATCCTGTGGAATATCAGATCGAAGGAATTTCTCAGATGCAAATGCAGGAAAAAATCGGTCTTACGTTTGCGACCGGGCTTCGAGCCATTCTTCGACAAGACCCGGACGTTATCATGGTAGGTGAAATTCGAGACGAAGAAACCGCAAGAATTGCGATCCAAGCTTCTTTGACCGGTCACCTTGTTTTTTCTACACTTCATACAAATGACGCGGCAAGTGCCGCGACTCGTTTAGTCGATATGGGAATCGAACCTTATCTGATTACTTCCACAGTGTTGGGATTCATGGCTCAACGACTTGTGAGAGTTATCTGTACTCAATGTAAAGAAACATATAAACCTACCGCTTCGGAACTGGAGTCCATTGGCATCTCTAAGAAATCTTTAAAGAACGGTAACTTACATCGGGGTAAGGGTTGTTCTCATTGTATGGGAACCGGTTTTAAAGGTAGAATCGGAATTTATGAACTTTTACTTGTCAATTCTCCTCTCAAACAAGCGATTCTTCATGGTAAAGACGCCGGACAGTTAAACGAAATCGCTCTCGAGCATGGGTTTCGAACTCTTAAAGATTACGGAATTAGAAAGGTAGTTGATGGTGTAACTACAATCGATGAAGTTCTCAGGGTAACTTAA
- the gspD gene encoding type II secretion system secretin GspD: protein MFGTISQLSIFRIFSFLILLFLVWDKPIFPQSKKKISAKTKSVTQEEPSEKTFYANWRDTELNDFLKGMSAILKKNILLDESLKGKKITIISQKEIPIKNGFIFMKSVLESLGFGVVEEPDLISIVKIKDALARSPIVRVGKELIPEEEVGDYRTITQVIPIENVKPEELEPILKRLTSPNTDVIVYRNTNTIVLSGSAADINKLLVLVSEFDVKVEEATPGAISSAGDIHIYTLEYSEAEKIAATLVKLDNPVIQSEDLSSERKPPPPGQPMPKVDKIKAVGHKESNSVIVTATNAEWAEIRKIIKVLDSSRKQVLLEVLIVELTSSDLNDFGIDWRYKGEAFGQFNSGLSKEANIINSNGQVNPNINTLSGFSLGFLKAGSEQIIGILSANQGNENFNVLSAPQVLTVDNQEAEISVGQDVPVRTQSRNAGTGGTNAVTVDNYEYRPTGIKLKFTPHVNKNNKITLELFQEIKNIAEIALSGGNPTFNRREIKTSISIENTQSIVIGGLISNDKQKRIIKIPFLGDIPYLGHLFKRTTEKIKKTNLMVFITPHILDSRETADKMTVKKKMQQERYELERERILNKEREIRERGD, encoded by the coding sequence ATGTTCGGAACAATCAGTCAACTTTCAATCTTTAGAATATTCTCCTTTCTCATACTTTTGTTTTTAGTATGGGATAAACCAATCTTTCCTCAAAGTAAGAAAAAAATTTCCGCAAAGACAAAATCGGTTACTCAAGAAGAACCTTCGGAAAAAACTTTTTATGCAAATTGGAGAGATACAGAACTAAACGACTTTCTCAAAGGAATGAGCGCCATTTTAAAGAAAAATATTCTTTTAGATGAAAGTTTAAAAGGTAAAAAAATTACGATCATTTCTCAAAAAGAAATTCCGATCAAAAATGGATTCATTTTTATGAAATCTGTTTTAGAGTCTCTCGGTTTTGGCGTAGTAGAAGAACCGGATCTGATTTCGATTGTTAAAATTAAAGATGCACTTGCCAGATCTCCTATCGTACGAGTCGGTAAGGAATTGATTCCCGAAGAGGAGGTTGGGGATTATAGAACGATCACTCAGGTCATTCCTATTGAAAATGTAAAACCGGAAGAATTAGAACCTATTTTAAAACGTCTTACTTCTCCCAATACGGATGTGATCGTTTATAGAAATACAAATACGATTGTACTTTCAGGTTCCGCTGCAGACATCAATAAATTGTTAGTACTTGTAAGCGAATTTGACGTTAAAGTCGAAGAGGCGACTCCGGGGGCGATTTCATCGGCGGGTGATATTCATATTTATACTTTAGAATATAGTGAGGCTGAAAAGATCGCGGCGACTTTAGTAAAGTTAGACAATCCTGTGATTCAGTCTGAAGATCTGAGTTCCGAAAGAAAACCTCCACCACCGGGTCAGCCGATGCCTAAGGTAGATAAGATCAAGGCGGTCGGTCATAAAGAATCCAATTCTGTGATTGTTACGGCCACGAATGCGGAATGGGCCGAAATTCGTAAAATCATTAAGGTTTTAGACTCGTCTAGAAAACAGGTTTTATTAGAAGTTTTGATCGTGGAACTTACTTCCAGTGATTTAAACGATTTCGGGATCGATTGGAGATATAAGGGAGAAGCTTTCGGTCAGTTTAATTCCGGTCTTTCTAAAGAAGCAAATATCATCAATTCGAACGGTCAGGTCAATCCGAACATAAACACTTTGAGCGGTTTCTCTTTAGGATTTTTAAAAGCTGGTTCGGAACAAATCATAGGAATTTTAAGCGCCAATCAAGGAAATGAAAACTTCAACGTGTTATCCGCTCCTCAAGTGCTTACGGTAGATAACCAAGAAGCAGAAATCAGTGTGGGCCAAGACGTGCCTGTTCGAACTCAGAGTAGAAACGCAGGTACTGGTGGAACGAACGCTGTGACCGTAGACAATTACGAATATCGTCCTACGGGGATTAAACTTAAGTTCACTCCTCACGTGAATAAAAATAATAAGATCACTCTGGAACTCTTTCAGGAGATTAAAAATATCGCAGAGATTGCACTTTCCGGAGGAAATCCTACTTTCAATCGAAGAGAAATTAAAACTTCTATTTCAATTGAAAACACTCAGTCTATCGTGATCGGTGGATTGATCTCGAATGATAAACAAAAAAGAATCATTAAAATTCCTTTTTTAGGGGACATTCCGTATTTAGGTCATCTTTTTAAAAGAACCACTGAAAAAATTAAAAAGACCAACTTGATGGTTTTTATTACTCCGCATATACTCGATAGCAGAGAAACTGCGGATAAGATGACCGTGAAGAAAAAAATGCAACAGGAACGTTACGAACTCGAAAGAGAAAGAATCCTCAACAAAGAAAGAGAAATCAGAGAAAGAGGGGATTAA
- a CDS encoding LysM peptidoglycan-binding domain-containing M23 family metallopeptidase, translating to MWNTKRKNESSGNGGSRSDISKSDTKKVNGKLFFIFLISYLVFGSIFADPLKNYDAEISEYTNKDSSFFSDKEERKIKQLFSQSPENWQEEKYSLNYHKDKSNLELPSFINVNRIISSKIVNHSGTIYKNYVVKSKDSLSKIAREMKTSIQKIISANGLKKNSTLQVGQNLSIPVQVRNASREKVEFHKLFVHPVLNARITSRYGRRKDPFHTGSGGFHTGLDFAGAQGAPILASADGIVSFAGVNGGYGNTVVIDHDNGYKTMYAHCSKITIEQGTRVSTGTVIGAIGRTGSATGPHLHFEVFLNGNRVNPDAALKKALKIVTPLDPGKFARL from the coding sequence TTGTGGAATACAAAAAGAAAAAATGAATCCTCGGGAAATGGAGGATCAAGATCGGACATATCTAAGTCCGATACTAAAAAAGTGAATGGGAAACTTTTTTTTATTTTTTTGATTTCCTACTTGGTGTTTGGTTCTATTTTTGCAGATCCTCTGAAAAATTACGACGCGGAGATCTCAGAATATACCAACAAGGATTCTTCCTTTTTTTCGGATAAAGAAGAACGTAAAATTAAACAACTATTCTCTCAGTCTCCTGAAAATTGGCAGGAAGAAAAATATTCTCTCAATTATCACAAAGACAAATCTAACTTAGAACTTCCTAGCTTTATCAACGTCAATAGGATTATTTCTTCTAAGATCGTTAATCACAGCGGAACTATCTACAAAAATTACGTAGTCAAATCCAAAGATTCTCTTTCTAAAATCGCAAGAGAAATGAAAACTTCGATTCAAAAAATTATTTCTGCCAACGGCTTGAAAAAGAATTCTACTCTTCAAGTGGGTCAGAATCTTTCCATTCCGGTGCAGGTTCGTAACGCGAGCCGGGAGAAAGTAGAATTTCATAAATTGTTTGTACATCCTGTTTTAAATGCAAGAATCACTTCCCGTTATGGAAGAAGAAAAGATCCGTTTCATACTGGTTCGGGTGGTTTTCATACCGGTTTGGATTTTGCGGGGGCTCAAGGTGCTCCGATCCTTGCATCTGCGGATGGAATCGTATCCTTTGCCGGAGTAAACGGAGGATACGGAAATACTGTAGTCATAGATCATGACAACGGCTATAAAACAATGTACGCCCACTGTTCTAAAATTACAATTGAACAGGGAACTAGAGTGAGCACTGGAACGGTCATAGGTGCAATTGGTAGAACCGGGTCGGCTACGGGACCTCATCTTCATTTTGAAGTCTTTTTAAACGGAAATAGGGTAAATCCAGACGCCGCTTTGAAAAAAGCGTTAAAGATTGTGACTCCTTTAGACCCTGGTAAATTTGCCAGATTGTGA
- a CDS encoding type II secretion system-associated lipoprotein, which yields MFRIAVFLLPSIFIFLAGCGNRLIRKDAVAQINEHYSEKIYYLTKDKKVSNTETFKKGMLVRIYIESTPSMVKIKCYPADHKREYAIGRMILYQLNDEYGGKKITVEDLDKLIANELVEYKKKK from the coding sequence ATGTTTCGTATCGCCGTTTTCCTGCTTCCCTCAATTTTTATTTTTCTGGCAGGTTGCGGTAACAGATTGATTCGTAAAGACGCGGTGGCTCAGATTAACGAGCATTATTCGGAAAAAATTTATTACCTAACGAAAGATAAAAAAGTTTCCAATACAGAAACCTTTAAGAAAGGAATGCTTGTTCGGATTTATATAGAATCCACTCCTTCGATGGTGAAAATCAAATGTTACCCTGCGGATCATAAAAGAGAATACGCCATCGGAAGAATGATACTTTATCAACTGAACGACGAATACGGCGGTAAAAAAATTACTGTAGAAGATTTGGATAAACTTATAGCCAATGAACTTGTGGAATACAAAAAGAAAAAATGA
- a CDS encoding YifB family Mg chelatase-like AAA ATPase, which produces MKNSWICLTGANLEGLDAFTVDVEINLKRGLPRFAITGLAAQSIRESSERVRIALENSGYSCPLQNILVNLAPAGRKKEGTLLDLSIACGILALTEQIFPSGKLRKTLFLGELGLDGSLKPLKGVLPILSGISSEKYDIAIVPFENREEAALLRKFEVYGISHLKELEEVLENRRNPETKSKIQIQEVNVSKNLELYKDQMVAFRAIEIAAAGWHHILLSGPPGIGKSLLARITGILLPTPEENEALDILKIRSAISPLKELIAQRPYRAPHHTTSDITLVGGSRDLRMGEVTLANRGILFLDELAEYKSGILQALREPMEEGSITVSRISGTIVYPANFLLVAATNPCPCGFYGSKEVPCACNLQKIKKYQSTYSGPFRDRIDLEVEIFPDPEKERKRILISLEESRKKIQKAATIQWERYRGSGFYFNGQLRGEYVNFYLQFDSACEEILENEVKKRKTSIRKLNQIRKVARTIADLEDSTIVKEKHLLEALNFQNAGRYVENRASA; this is translated from the coding sequence ATGAAAAATTCTTGGATCTGTCTCACCGGAGCGAATTTAGAAGGTCTGGATGCGTTTACGGTCGATGTAGAAATCAATCTCAAACGAGGATTACCTCGTTTTGCAATTACTGGACTGGCTGCCCAGTCCATCCGTGAATCTTCGGAAAGGGTAAGAATCGCTTTAGAAAACAGCGGCTACTCTTGTCCTCTTCAAAATATATTAGTAAATCTAGCTCCTGCAGGAAGAAAAAAAGAAGGAACTCTTTTAGATCTTTCCATTGCATGTGGAATTCTTGCATTAACCGAACAAATTTTTCCTTCCGGAAAATTACGAAAAACTCTATTCTTAGGAGAGTTAGGTCTAGACGGAAGCCTGAAACCTCTCAAAGGAGTGTTGCCAATTCTATCTGGAATTTCTTCCGAAAAATACGACATTGCAATCGTTCCATTTGAAAATAGAGAAGAAGCGGCCCTTTTACGAAAATTCGAAGTTTATGGAATTTCTCATTTGAAAGAATTAGAAGAAGTTTTAGAAAATCGAAGAAACCCCGAAACAAAATCAAAAATCCAAATTCAAGAAGTAAACGTCTCAAAAAATTTAGAATTGTATAAAGACCAGATGGTCGCATTTAGAGCGATTGAAATCGCCGCCGCGGGATGGCATCATATACTTTTATCCGGGCCGCCTGGAATTGGTAAAAGCCTTTTAGCAAGAATAACAGGTATTTTACTTCCTACTCCCGAAGAAAACGAAGCATTAGATATATTGAAGATTCGATCTGCAATTTCTCCATTGAAAGAATTGATCGCACAAAGACCTTATCGAGCTCCCCATCATACAACTTCGGACATCACTTTGGTGGGAGGTTCTAGAGATTTAAGAATGGGAGAAGTCACTTTAGCAAATCGAGGAATTTTATTTTTAGATGAACTCGCGGAATATAAATCAGGGATTTTGCAAGCACTTAGAGAACCTATGGAGGAAGGGAGCATAACGGTTTCTAGAATCAGCGGAACCATCGTATATCCCGCCAACTTCTTGTTAGTTGCTGCAACCAACCCATGTCCGTGCGGATTTTATGGAAGCAAAGAGGTTCCTTGTGCCTGCAATCTACAAAAGATCAAAAAATATCAATCTACTTATTCCGGACCGTTTAGAGATAGAATCGATTTAGAAGTGGAAATTTTTCCAGATCCAGAAAAAGAAAGAAAACGAATTTTAATCTCTCTGGAAGAATCTAGAAAAAAAATTCAAAAAGCGGCAACCATTCAATGGGAAAGGTATAGAGGAAGTGGATTTTACTTTAATGGACAACTTAGAGGAGAATACGTAAATTTTTATCTACAATTTGATTCCGCTTGTGAAGAAATTTTAGAAAACGAAGTAAAAAAAAGAAAAACGAGCATTCGTAAACTCAACCAGATTCGAAAGGTGGCTAGAACAATTGCAGATTTAGAGGACAGTACGATCGTAAAAGAAAAACATCTTCTAGAAGCCCTGAATTTCCAGAATGCCGGAAGATACGTAGAAAACAGGGCCAGCGCTTAA